A genomic stretch from Candidatus Nitrotoga arctica includes:
- a CDS encoding putative Na+/H+ antiporter — translation MEINTMQAIGAGLFACALLHTFAAKSLESLAYRYPRHAGLFHLLGEVEVVFGFWAFVLIVVMALVSGRTEAIAYAESRQYTEPLFVFVVMVVAASRPILEIVRHLLVLVARLTPVRTNLALAWLGLAAVPLMGSLITEPAAMTLASLMLAPQIFRQGIPEWLKYGALGVLFVNVSIGGTLTSYAAPPVLMVASAWNWDTAFMASTFGWKSGLSVLINATGITFLLRSHIHKETLSIIDNPAPQVPLLVSVIHLMFLAAVVTLAHHPVLFLGLFLLFLGYTQAYERYQNPLILKEGLLVGFFLAGLVVLGGMQQWWLQPIVSSLGPTALFFGALGLTAITDNAALTYLGSLIAGISDQAKYMLVAGAVAGGGLTVIANAPNPAGVALLRRGFNDESIGAVGLLLGALPPTAIAALFFLL, via the coding sequence ATGGAAATTAATACCATGCAAGCAATTGGGGCAGGACTTTTTGCCTGCGCGTTGTTACATACATTTGCCGCAAAATCATTAGAAAGTCTCGCCTACCGTTACCCTCGACATGCAGGCCTATTTCATCTGTTAGGCGAAGTCGAGGTGGTTTTCGGATTTTGGGCATTCGTTTTGATTGTCGTGATGGCGCTGGTGTCAGGTAGAACGGAAGCCATTGCTTACGCTGAGTCACGCCAGTATACGGAGCCTCTGTTCGTGTTTGTCGTGATGGTGGTAGCCGCCTCACGGCCAATACTGGAGATCGTCAGGCACTTGCTCGTGTTAGTGGCACGCCTGACACCGGTACGTACTAACCTGGCGTTAGCTTGGCTGGGCTTGGCTGCGGTGCCATTGATGGGTTCGCTGATTACCGAACCTGCTGCTATGACACTGGCCTCATTAATGCTGGCACCACAGATTTTCCGGCAAGGGATTCCAGAATGGCTTAAATATGGAGCATTGGGCGTGCTGTTTGTTAATGTTTCAATTGGTGGCACGCTGACCTCATATGCTGCACCACCGGTACTCATGGTTGCTTCGGCATGGAACTGGGATACTGCATTCATGGCGTCAACTTTTGGCTGGAAGTCTGGCCTTTCCGTGCTGATCAATGCAACCGGAATTACATTCTTGCTGCGCTCGCATATTCACAAAGAGACTCTATCCATAATTGACAATCCCGCGCCCCAAGTTCCCTTGCTGGTCAGCGTAATCCACTTGATGTTTTTGGCCGCTGTAGTCACCTTGGCCCATCATCCTGTGCTATTTTTGGGATTATTCCTATTATTTCTCGGATATACGCAAGCCTATGAACGATATCAAAACCCACTGATTCTCAAGGAGGGCTTGCTAGTCGGTTTTTTTCTGGCTGGATTGGTAGTTTTAGGCGGTATGCAGCAATGGTGGCTGCAACCCATCGTCTCCAGTCTCGGCCCGACGGCCTTATTTTTTGGTGCCCTCGGGCTGACCGCTATTACAGACAATGCGGCGCTCACTTATCTAGGCTCGTTGATTGCCGGGATCTCAGATCAAGCAAAGTATATGCTGGTTGCGGGGGCAGTTGCCGGAGGAGGGTTGACCGTGATTGCCAATGCGCCTAATCCAGCCGGAGTGGCACTACTCAGACGTGGCTTTAACGACGAATCGATTGGGGCTGTTGGCTTGCTGCTAGGCGCGCTGCCGCCGACTGCTATTGCGGCGTTATTTTTTCTGTTATAG
- a CDS encoding C1 family peptidase — MTKKRVPTKAPQSVIAVAKESAPKTTRPESESRREEPDERSVEKKIGRTLDAFPDKIDLKDWEYLPTLQALPDEIVNIHAVPDILDQGTEGACTGFALAAVINFLLHQRKLERRISPRMIYELARRYDEWPGENYSGSSARGAMKGWERHGVCTQKLWPHELHGADNFDQQRADEATLTPGGAYYRVDFRQVRHVHAAIHEVGIVYATLMVHAGWGEAGPYTVSLQAGVGSKSKKIKIPVIQRKGSADGGHAIALVGYTSQGFIIQNSWGTRWGKGGFALLPYEDFMIHATDVWVAQLGVPVKADLWAQGAADVTSGTFRAGQVIPLNEIRPYVIDVGNNGKLSDQGNYWTTEEDLKRLFLETIPAKTKNWAKRRVMLYIHGGLNGEEDVAKRIVAFRDVCLANEIYPLHIMWESDWFNTTKNILKDQFTAADERAGGAFLDHLREAKDRVLELTLATPGGKLWGEMVQNAELASKHATGAMQLLTKYAKGAKENLGKKAEGGNWELHVVGHSAGSIFAAHAITQLASLGISWKTLQFMAPAIRIDLFKEIVLPKIIDKTCPKPSLYILSKVGELDDDVGPYGKSLLYLVSNAFEGTREVPLLGMQKFLEDDPKLLNLLNSAVDGLPGIVISGAGDKPGAISKSDTHGGFDNDPNTMNSVLVRILGELPKIPFTARDLHF, encoded by the coding sequence ATGACAAAGAAACGTGTCCCCACCAAAGCGCCCCAATCTGTCATAGCAGTGGCCAAAGAATCTGCCCCAAAAACCACGCGGCCGGAATCCGAATCTAGACGTGAAGAACCGGATGAAAGAAGTGTAGAGAAAAAAATTGGCAGAACGCTGGATGCTTTCCCTGACAAAATTGATCTTAAAGATTGGGAATATCTGCCTACGCTGCAGGCCTTGCCCGACGAGATTGTTAACATCCACGCTGTTCCAGACATTCTTGATCAGGGCACGGAAGGCGCGTGTACGGGTTTTGCCCTTGCGGCAGTTATCAATTTTTTACTCCATCAACGCAAGCTAGAGCGTCGCATCAGCCCGCGCATGATTTATGAACTTGCCCGCCGCTATGATGAATGGCCGGGAGAAAACTATTCCGGATCCTCGGCGAGAGGCGCGATGAAGGGTTGGGAGCGCCACGGCGTATGTACGCAAAAACTCTGGCCTCACGAACTGCATGGAGCGGACAATTTTGATCAACAACGTGCCGATGAAGCAACCCTGACACCAGGCGGAGCTTATTATCGAGTCGATTTCAGACAGGTTCGTCATGTGCATGCGGCCATTCATGAAGTCGGCATCGTGTATGCCACATTAATGGTACATGCCGGATGGGGGGAGGCCGGCCCCTACACCGTTTCACTCCAAGCGGGTGTCGGCAGTAAATCCAAAAAAATAAAAATCCCCGTGATCCAGCGTAAGGGAAGCGCAGATGGTGGGCATGCGATCGCCCTTGTCGGCTACACCTCTCAAGGTTTCATAATCCAGAATTCATGGGGAACGCGTTGGGGCAAAGGTGGGTTTGCCTTGTTGCCATACGAAGACTTCATGATTCATGCCACCGACGTTTGGGTCGCGCAGCTCGGTGTGCCGGTAAAGGCAGATCTGTGGGCTCAGGGCGCGGCGGATGTCACGAGCGGAACTTTCCGCGCGGGACAAGTTATCCCTTTAAACGAGATTCGGCCATATGTAATCGACGTTGGGAATAACGGCAAACTCTCTGACCAGGGTAACTACTGGACCACGGAAGAAGACTTGAAAAGATTGTTTCTGGAAACTATTCCGGCCAAAACCAAGAATTGGGCAAAACGACGAGTGATGCTATACATTCACGGTGGTTTAAATGGCGAAGAGGATGTAGCCAAAAGAATCGTCGCATTTCGCGATGTTTGTCTTGCTAACGAAATTTACCCTCTACACATCATGTGGGAGAGCGATTGGTTCAATACCACCAAGAACATCCTCAAGGATCAGTTCACTGCGGCTGATGAGCGGGCGGGCGGCGCATTTCTCGATCACCTGCGCGAGGCGAAAGATCGTGTACTTGAGCTAACCTTAGCCACCCCGGGCGGAAAGCTGTGGGGAGAAATGGTTCAAAACGCTGAGCTCGCTTCTAAACATGCGACAGGTGCAATGCAGCTCCTCACAAAATATGCGAAGGGAGCAAAAGAAAATCTTGGCAAGAAGGCGGAAGGCGGCAATTGGGAACTTCATGTGGTTGGCCACAGCGCCGGCTCAATATTCGCAGCACATGCCATTACGCAACTGGCCAGTCTGGGCATATCCTGGAAAACACTTCAATTCATGGCGCCAGCAATTCGGATAGATCTGTTCAAAGAAATAGTACTGCCCAAGATAATCGATAAGACCTGTCCCAAGCCCAGCTTGTATATCCTGAGTAAGGTGGGAGAACTCGACGATGATGTCGGTCCTTACGGAAAATCCCTTCTTTATTTGGTCAGCAATGCCTTCGAAGGAACTCGAGAAGTACCCTTGCTTGGCATGCAAAAATTTCTTGAAGATGATCCAAAATTACTGAATCTACTCAATAGTGCAGTCGATGGTCTGCCTGGCATCGTTATATCCGGGGCGGGAGACAAACCCGGAGCAATATCTAAAAGCGATACCCACGGTGGCTTTGACAACGATCCCAATACCATGAACTCGGTTCTTGTCCGGATTCTTGGTGAATTACCCAAGATTCCTTTCACCGCTCGAGATCTGCATTTCTAA
- the lysA gene encoding diaminopimelate decarboxylase, translating to MTDYFQYQSNQLYAEQVPLADIAQRFDTPCYVYSHGALTDSYRQFAEAFKEREHLICYAVKANPNIAILNLFAKLGAGFDIVSGGELQRVLAAGGAANKVVFSGVGKTVAEMQLALKAGILCFNVESEAELTRLNKVAGEMNEVAPVSLRVNPDVDAKTHPYISTGLKQNKFGIAYTEALALYRKASGLPHLRVMGMDCHIGSQLTELSPFIAATEKMLVLVNALESEGIRLEHLDLGGGLGICYLDETPPAIADYARALLSALRGRSEKIIIEPGRVLVGNAGVLLTKVEYLKHGEEKHFAIVDAAMNDLMRPALYDAYHHIQPVQLGDMPVQQYEVVGPVCETGDFLGNARQLAISQGDLVAVMSAGAYGMSMSSNYNTRPRAAEVMVAGEVMQLIRERETVQQLFAGEKLFC from the coding sequence ATGACCGATTATTTCCAATATCAGAGTAACCAGCTTTATGCCGAACAAGTACCCTTGGCTGATATCGCACAGCGATTTGATACGCCATGCTATGTGTACTCGCACGGTGCGTTAACCGATAGCTATCGCCAGTTTGCTGAGGCGTTCAAAGAGCGCGAGCATCTGATCTGCTACGCGGTAAAGGCTAATCCCAATATCGCTATCCTGAATCTATTCGCCAAGTTAGGTGCGGGCTTTGACATCGTTTCCGGTGGCGAATTACAGCGTGTGCTGGCGGCTGGGGGTGCGGCGAATAAAGTGGTGTTTTCCGGTGTGGGCAAAACAGTGGCAGAAATGCAGCTGGCCTTGAAAGCGGGCATTCTGTGTTTTAACGTGGAATCGGAAGCGGAACTCACGCGCCTGAATAAAGTGGCCGGAGAAATGAACGAGGTGGCACCGGTAAGCCTGCGCGTGAATCCAGATGTGGATGCCAAGACACATCCCTATATTTCCACCGGCTTGAAACAAAACAAGTTTGGCATCGCCTATACAGAAGCGCTGGCGTTATACCGCAAGGCGAGCGGGCTACCGCATCTGCGTGTGATGGGCATGGATTGCCACATCGGTTCACAATTGACCGAACTCAGCCCCTTTATCGCAGCGACAGAAAAAATGCTGGTGCTGGTAAACGCACTGGAAAGTGAGGGGATTCGTCTTGAGCATCTCGATCTGGGCGGTGGGCTCGGTATCTGTTATCTGGACGAAACCCCGCCTGCCATTGCCGATTATGCCCGTGCGCTACTCAGTGCCCTGCGGGGACGCAGCGAAAAAATCATTATTGAGCCGGGACGAGTGCTGGTTGGCAATGCCGGCGTGCTGCTGACCAAGGTTGAATATCTCAAACATGGCGAAGAAAAACACTTCGCCATCGTCGATGCGGCGATGAACGATCTGATGCGTCCAGCCTTGTACGATGCCTATCATCACATCCAGCCAGTACAGCTAGGTGATATGCCAGTGCAACAATATGAAGTGGTGGGACCGGTATGCGAAACCGGCGACTTCCTTGGGAATGCCCGTCAATTGGCTATCTCACAGGGTGATCTGGTTGCGGTGATGTCGGCTGGCGCCTATGGCATGAGCATGAGTTCAAACTACAACACACGCCCGCGTGCAGCCGAAGTGATGGTGGCTGGTGAAGTCATGCAACTTATCCGTGAACGCGAAACGGTGCAGCAGTTGTTTGCCGGCGAAAAACTTTTTTGTTAA
- the lptM gene encoding LPS translocon maturation chaperone LptM, which yields MKFRFSHFRSCLYNPVLFPFSENTIMRMTGIMVLLALLLQSCGHKGPLFLPPAQPATQPLPDQNK from the coding sequence ATGAAATTCCGTTTCAGTCACTTCCGCTCTTGCCTTTATAATCCTGTTTTGTTCCCTTTTAGTGAGAATACAATCATGCGTATGACCGGTATTATGGTGCTGCTGGCACTTCTACTACAGAGCTGTGGGCACAAGGGGCCGCTATTTTTGCCACCGGCGCAGCCTGCAACCCAGCCACTTCCTGATCAAAATAAATAG
- a CDS encoding REP-associated tyrosine transposase, with protein MSRYRRAMATGSSYFFTVVAYRRQSILCDEAIRIALRASIGTVRVARPFVIDAWVLLPDHLHCMWTLPDGDADFSTRWMMIKRAVSLACRADYLCADWVTASKLKHRESTIWQRRFWEHQIRNENDFARHVDYIHFNPVKHGHVQRAVDWPHSTFHRYVRDGVYAQDWAVAIENALLRDN; from the coding sequence ATGTCACGTTATCGCCGCGCAATGGCTACAGGCTCAAGCTATTTCTTTACGGTAGTCGCTTACCGGCGGCAGTCGATTCTATGTGACGAAGCGATTCGCATCGCATTGCGCGCCTCAATCGGAACGGTGCGCGTGGCGCGTCCTTTCGTCATCGATGCATGGGTATTGTTGCCTGACCATTTACATTGCATGTGGACATTACCTGACGGTGATGCCGATTTTTCCACCCGTTGGATGATGATCAAGCGAGCGGTTTCTTTGGCCTGCAGGGCAGATTATCTTTGTGCCGACTGGGTGACTGCATCAAAACTCAAACATCGCGAATCGACTATCTGGCAACGGCGATTCTGGGAACACCAAATTCGTAATGAAAATGATTTTGCCCGCCATGTCGATTACATTCATTTCAACCCGGTTAAACACGGGCATGTACAACGTGCGGTTGATTGGCCTCATTCGACATTTCACCGCTATGTGCGTGATGGGGTATATGCGCAGGATTGGGCTGTTGCGATAGAAAATGCGTTGCTGAGGGATAATTGA
- a CDS encoding HEPN domain-containing protein, producing MHNRYHIATKPTVYGWSVIVDFTVNTFGGISEYASEPISILWDEEEILVLEPREIPPEISASGCMGYRLKFEGAITASAAENAGIRLAYSILRVAEKRRWGLHLAWPDAPLPCRVIDRTASTGATLQGFASISHRVPFRMFVEELGSAFNDLKEIPYELLMSLELCAAARFESNSRARFVLLVSALETLAVQADLNDQLGTLINDLQNVINAAGIVDDGLRNSLLGQVGNLQRESVRRALRRLMKKLEIDENDISKIDEAYQTRSKILHEGKRVPELDHLIGSMDKILAKIYQKFVCAT from the coding sequence ATGCATAATCGTTACCACATTGCAACAAAACCAACGGTCTACGGCTGGTCAGTTATCGTTGACTTTACGGTTAATACGTTCGGAGGAATCAGCGAATATGCATCAGAACCCATTAGTATTCTTTGGGATGAGGAAGAAATACTAGTTCTTGAGCCACGAGAAATTCCTCCTGAAATATCGGCTAGTGGTTGTATGGGATATAGATTGAAGTTTGAAGGTGCTATAACGGCAAGCGCTGCCGAAAATGCTGGAATAAGGCTCGCATACTCAATCCTAAGGGTTGCAGAGAAAAGACGATGGGGCTTGCATCTCGCATGGCCTGATGCACCGTTACCTTGCAGAGTCATCGATCGTACTGCGAGCACTGGTGCAACTTTGCAAGGCTTTGCCTCGATTTCCCATCGTGTTCCTTTTCGGATGTTTGTTGAAGAATTAGGGTCAGCATTTAACGATCTAAAAGAAATTCCATACGAACTTTTAATGTCTTTGGAGCTGTGCGCCGCGGCTAGATTCGAAAGCAATTCGCGAGCTCGTTTCGTTCTTCTCGTAAGTGCACTAGAAACGCTGGCTGTTCAAGCCGATCTTAACGATCAACTAGGGACGTTAATTAATGACCTTCAAAATGTTATCAACGCAGCGGGGATAGTAGATGATGGTTTACGAAACTCACTACTAGGTCAAGTAGGCAATCTGCAGCGAGAATCAGTTCGTAGAGCACTTCGACGACTAATGAAGAAACTAGAAATAGATGAAAATGATATCAGTAAGATTGATGAAGCCTATCAAACCAGGAGCAAAATCTTGCATGAAGGTAAAAGAGTTCCCGAACTAGACCATCTTATTGGTTCCATGGATAAGATTCTTGCAAAAATTTATCAAAAATTTGTATGCGCAACCTAA
- a CDS encoding Txe/YoeB family addiction module toxin, with protein MRLIFADDAWEDYLYWQKQDKRMVERINKLIRETQREPFAGIGKPEQLKHALSGFWSRRITDEHRMVYCIEGDALMIAQLRFHY; from the coding sequence GTGAGGCTGATCTTCGCTGATGATGCATGGGAAGACTATCTATATTGGCAGAAGCAAGACAAGCGTATGGTCGAGCGAATCAACAAGCTGATACGTGAGACACAGCGCGAGCCCTTCGCGGGAATCGGCAAACCCGAACAATTGAAGCATGCTCTTTCAGGGTTCTGGTCACGCCGAATTACGGATGAGCATCGCATGGTGTATTGCATAGAGGGTGATGCATTGATGATCGCTCAGTTGCGTTTCCACTACTGA
- a CDS encoding type II toxin-antitoxin system Phd/YefM family antitoxin: MNAITYTTVRANLASAMDRVCDDHEPLIITRNGEQSVVMLSLEDYKSLEETAYLLRTPANAKRLLTAIAQLNNGKGVERKLVK; encoded by the coding sequence ATGAATGCGATTACCTACACCACCGTTCGTGCAAATCTCGCGAGTGCCATGGACCGCGTTTGCGACGATCACGAACCCTTGATCATTACCCGCAATGGAGAACAATCCGTCGTGATGCTCTCGCTCGAAGACTACAAGTCGCTGGAGGAAACCGCCTACCTCTTGCGCACCCCCGCCAATGCCAAGCGCCTTCTCACTGCCATCGCGCAACTGAATAACGGTAAAGGCGTTGAGCGGAAGTTGGTGAAGTGA
- a CDS encoding DUF3592 domain-containing protein: protein MNYYAIILGLFIIGGFGAVLWGWIIFAKARKSLRWPMVEGVIEQSAPTSEANDLLPHIQFSYTVAAHIYQRTLEFPDGTNPSPELATSYAKKYPAGAKVSVYYNPDQPDQATLEPGLARGDWMIPALGIASMALGIFALFFSSYN from the coding sequence TTGAATTACTATGCGATCATTCTCGGCCTCTTCATCATCGGCGGGTTTGGTGCCGTACTATGGGGCTGGATCATTTTTGCCAAGGCTCGAAAATCGCTACGCTGGCCCATGGTGGAAGGCGTCATTGAACAATCCGCGCCCACGTCAGAAGCTAACGACCTGCTGCCACACATCCAGTTCAGCTACACAGTGGCTGCGCATATTTATCAGCGCACACTGGAGTTTCCAGATGGTACCAACCCATCGCCGGAGCTCGCCACCAGCTATGCCAAAAAATACCCTGCCGGTGCCAAAGTATCCGTGTATTACAACCCGGATCAGCCTGATCAAGCCACACTTGAGCCCGGCCTGGCCAGGGGCGACTGGATGATACCCGCCTTGGGAATTGCCTCAATGGCCTTGGGGATCTTCGCTCTTTTTTTCAGCAGCTATAATTGA
- a CDS encoding DNA-binding protein translates to MKTVILEVRSPEESMANFVQSWKAGKPERVARIAFATPELLWQVLTTKRWELLKVLCGAGPISIREAARRAGRDVKAVHSDITALLNAGILDRTESGAIIFPFEAVKVEFLLEAA, encoded by the coding sequence ATGAAAACAGTAATTCTTGAGGTTCGCTCGCCCGAGGAATCGATGGCGAATTTTGTTCAATCTTGGAAGGCTGGAAAACCAGAACGGGTTGCACGAATCGCGTTTGCAACGCCAGAGTTGCTGTGGCAAGTTCTCACAACCAAGCGCTGGGAGCTACTAAAGGTTTTGTGTGGCGCAGGGCCAATCTCCATTCGAGAAGCCGCTCGCCGTGCTGGTCGCGACGTAAAGGCTGTCCACTCCGACATCACTGCCCTGCTAAATGCGGGCATTCTCGATCGCACCGAAAGCGGCGCTATAATCTTTCCGTTTGAGGCGGTCAAGGTTGAGTTTTTGCTGGAGGCAGCGTAG
- a CDS encoding toxin-antitoxin system TumE family protein: protein MTTLLHVGIMSNMKATLIARTRIVYSTQAFAELILWRVPKPVSGSDHEFKYRLAYVVNTICVVRYGNEVGKGNHRHFGAKESSYRFSTTERLMADFQKDIARWNDENSNS from the coding sequence TTGACAACACTCCTTCATGTTGGCATTATGTCCAACATGAAGGCAACCCTGATTGCACGAACACGAATCGTCTACTCAACTCAAGCTTTCGCCGAGTTGATTCTTTGGCGAGTTCCCAAGCCTGTATCAGGCTCAGACCACGAATTCAAGTACCGGCTTGCCTACGTTGTTAACACGATTTGCGTGGTGCGCTATGGCAACGAAGTTGGAAAAGGTAACCACCGGCATTTCGGCGCGAAAGAAAGCAGTTACAGATTCAGCACGACAGAGCGCTTGATGGCCGATTTTCAGAAAGACATTGCGAGGTGGAACGATGAAAACAGTAATTCTTGA
- a CDS encoding M48 family metallopeptidase produces the protein MLNKLRRFITPLAVEQRTVVLIGTQVTYTLKRTSRRRSIGLRIDNHGLTVNMPLRASEKWLHEVLQDKAHWVVKKLENWQAKKPISPQWRDGQSLFFIGEVITLRVVVSLFATPPLLNGKQLFVHVTDDANQALIEQTVTQWYQREAKSLFKECVAHYAPLMNVAPRMVKLSSARTQWGSCTTRGDVRLNWQLIKMPLHLIDYVVVHELAHLIEMNHSTAFWRVVEIACSDYAKRRRELKQWQISPS, from the coding sequence ATGCTCAACAAACTGCGCCGATTCATTACCCCGCTGGCCGTCGAACAACGCACAGTAGTTCTGATTGGCACTCAGGTTACCTATACCCTCAAACGTACTAGTCGACGCCGTAGCATAGGCCTGCGCATCGACAATCACGGGTTGACAGTAAACATGCCACTGCGCGCCTCGGAGAAATGGCTACACGAGGTATTGCAGGACAAAGCACATTGGGTGGTAAAAAAACTTGAAAATTGGCAAGCGAAGAAGCCCATCTCGCCACAATGGCGAGATGGGCAGTCCCTCTTTTTCATTGGCGAAGTGATTACCTTGCGTGTAGTCGTCAGCTTGTTTGCTACGCCACCGCTGCTGAACGGTAAGCAATTATTCGTGCATGTCACAGATGATGCTAACCAAGCATTGATAGAGCAGACTGTCACACAGTGGTATCAACGCGAGGCGAAAAGCCTGTTCAAAGAATGCGTAGCTCACTATGCACCCCTGATGAACGTAGCACCGCGCATGGTGAAGCTTTCCTCCGCGCGCACGCAATGGGGCAGTTGCACCACACGAGGCGATGTGCGCCTCAACTGGCAACTCATCAAAATGCCGCTGCATTTAATTGATTACGTCGTAGTACATGAACTCGCCCACCTTATCGAGATGAACCACTCGACTGCATTTTGGCGAGTAGTCGAAATTGCCTGCTCCGATTATGCCAAGCGACGGCGTGAATTAAAGCAGTGGCAGATTTCACCGTCTTAG
- a CDS encoding lysophospholipid acyltransferase family protein: MVFIRSLIFLLLQIVITPLFTLIAILTFPFHPITRYRIISGWALTMLWLLRVVCDIRMEVRGADNIPNKPCLVLCKHQSAWETIALQKVFPPQVWVIKRELLWLPFFGWGLAMTSPVAIKRSEGREAIKQLLRQGKERLALGFCVVIFPEGTRIPFGQRGRYKIGGALLGASSGAPIVPVAHNAGKLWGRESFLKYPGVITMSIGAPIDPAGLKAEEINRRVEEWIETEVTQLP, encoded by the coding sequence ATGGTATTTATACGCTCGCTGATTTTTCTGCTGCTGCAAATCGTCATTACGCCGCTGTTTACGCTAATTGCAATTCTCACTTTTCCGTTTCATCCAATTACACGCTATCGCATCATCTCTGGCTGGGCGCTTACCATGCTGTGGCTATTGCGCGTGGTATGCGACATCCGCATGGAAGTGCGCGGTGCCGATAACATTCCAAATAAACCGTGTCTTGTGCTGTGCAAGCATCAATCTGCATGGGAAACCATCGCGCTACAAAAAGTATTTCCACCGCAAGTATGGGTGATCAAACGTGAACTCTTGTGGCTTCCTTTTTTCGGTTGGGGTCTTGCGATGACCAGCCCTGTTGCCATTAAACGTAGCGAAGGCCGTGAGGCAATCAAGCAGTTGCTGCGCCAAGGTAAAGAACGACTGGCGCTAGGCTTCTGCGTGGTTATTTTTCCTGAAGGAACACGTATTCCTTTTGGTCAGCGCGGCAGATACAAGATCGGTGGTGCACTTCTAGGTGCATCCAGTGGCGCACCAATCGTTCCTGTGGCACACAATGCAGGAAAACTGTGGGGACGCGAATCCTTCCTCAAATATCCAGGCGTTATCACCATGAGTATAGGTGCTCCAATTGATCCCGCCGGTCTCAAGGCCGAGGAGATCAATCGGCGCGTGGAAGAGTGGATCGAAACCGAGGTCACGCAGTTACCCTGA
- the gmhB gene encoding D-glycero-beta-D-manno-heptose 1,7-bisphosphate 7-phosphatase — protein sequence MKLIILDRDGVINYGSTQFIKHPNEWKPLPGSLEAIARLVQADYRVVVATNQSGIGRGLFDMLTLNAIHDKMHKTVAQAAGRIDAIFYCPHAAEANCSCRKPKTGMLETIALRYNVNLKGVPMVGDALRDLESAAKMGAQPILVLTGKGTKTQAKGGLPEGTLVYRDLAAVVSTLI from the coding sequence ATGAAGCTCATCATCCTTGACCGCGACGGTGTTATTAATTATGGCTCCACTCAATTCATCAAACACCCGAATGAATGGAAGCCGCTACCCGGCAGTCTTGAAGCAATCGCTCGCTTGGTACAGGCGGACTATCGCGTGGTAGTGGCGACCAATCAATCAGGCATAGGACGGGGCCTATTCGATATGCTCACACTGAATGCCATTCACGATAAGATGCACAAAACAGTGGCACAGGCAGCCGGGCGCATTGATGCAATATTTTATTGTCCCCATGCAGCGGAAGCCAACTGCTCTTGCCGCAAACCTAAAACCGGGATGCTGGAAACAATTGCCCTGCGCTATAACGTGAACCTGAAGGGTGTGCCTATGGTAGGCGATGCGTTACGCGATCTGGAATCTGCCGCCAAAATGGGCGCGCAGCCAATATTGGTGCTTACCGGCAAGGGAACGAAGACCCAGGCCAAGGGCGGCTTGCCGGAAGGCACACTAGTTTATCGTGATCTGGCGGCAGTCGTTTCAACCCTAATTTAA